GGAATTAATGGACCCTTacaaaaaagaagtttattcaagtgtgctattagtatagttcttttaaactaaaatagtaaagtatgctttaagttttactttttatgtactcctcagaaatatacttacaattacatttaagtatacttgacttatacttacaaaaaaagtctaaatatatgtgagctatactcctagaatctgtgttttcattagtATACGGTAGAGGgcactagtacacatcttctgcacagaatttacaaaaaataaacacaagtgaaggacaaaaaacaacaacaacagaaactaACAAATGTAACAtaatcatctgacatgaaacagcatcaaaactgtaacgttgTGGAATAAAATGAAGATGTTATAAttagtcaagctttggggtgttaatcgactccatctacgttttgattatcattctcaTAGTCTTTTTTTTCCCAGCTTTTTGTTcataatgttattactttaattttcattaaacTTACCCAgtgtaaagtgtttaaaaaaagaatgcatgaagctagaatgaaATGTttctgtttacaagcagataccctgttctttctttggatgttttgtatgttcaaatattcatgtaacaaaatatatacaaatgaaaaCCTAAAAAGGGACATAgtggtatacttaaagtatgatgaaaagttcacttaaagaaaaataTGAGTacacttgcagtataaaactactaaactgtTTACTGacactatacttcaaagtgtacaacaTATTTAATTCGTAAATATCATCAgtatacctataagttcacttttagtataactaggtaaactagttgtgtacttaAAGTTTGCTACtgatatacacaaacatatattattatgtaaacaaaacttttattttggatgtgattaatcgtatGACAGCACTAAGACTAACATGCTCAGGAGCAGGGGTTGAGCAGGTGATTTAATATTCTGTAATTTCTCATTTTGGATTAAGATAACTTCTCCCTTTGACCGACAGAGGTCAGTGTTCACTGTTCACGCcaaataaagtttatttgtagGATCGTTCACTATAACACTGAAATTCTGTTAGTAATTACTCTCAATCACGTGTTTTAAGCCCAGATACACAAACCACAACCTACATCAATGAAAATGGATTTGTTTACTAAAGACTGATTTATGTTGAAagctttttaatgcatttaggtAAAAGATAAATGCTAATTAACTGACATCTTGTAGAATGAAAGAACCTCTTTGGAATGTTTATGCATTGAAATTCAAACCACCGTacataaaattacacaaaataacttttttctttttcctcgaGGTTTGGTAACTTTACCATTGCTTGGtgaattttagaaataaataattccaATAGGATTCTAAAGAAACTTTTTCCCTTATAAGAAGCATTTTGTGGGATGGAAATGTTGAAGGATGCTTCTGAGAGGAACAATGTAATTTCATCTGTGATTGAGGAGATGAGAGAGAGCAGCCAGCAGGAAAGACAATCACAGGTGTTGAACATCTAGAGAGGAATTCTGTTGAGAAACACAGGCCTGGGGCGAGACATCACCGTCTGTGTTTTCACCTGTCCAAAACCCTGAAGTTCATTCGCTttcatatttaattgtaaaataaatacacatatgaTTCATCTATCTGCAGTACTTCTGTTGTATTTACATTAGAAAATACAGAAAGGAGTTCATTTATTACCCGCTGTGAAACAACAATAAACGTAATGACGCCAAATGTCTGATTTGActttaatattgtaaatgtttatGTCCTATAGCAACCATGTTTGGGAAAGGAGCATGTGTTCAGTTTCCTGTACACTGCCTCTGCACTTCCTGTACTGGCAAATGAAAAGTCAATGTGCTTGATCTGATAAGGTTTGTGTTGAAAACAGCATTCTGGACGCCATTTGTTGTAAATCAAACTAGTGCAGGGAATTAAATGATAGGATAAAAAATACTGTGGAGGTTACTCATGGGGTCttgatcctaaaaaaaaaaatagggcacccacttaataatataattaaattttcttGATTAATGTGAACAAATTGATGTTGCTTTTGGCAATTTTCActtcaaataattaaatcaacTAATTCAAATTCGATTATTCATGATGTGAGCCCTTTAAAATGAAACACTCCATTCAAGATTATAGCATAaatgatttttaatgaaaaagtcaCAGCTgaatataaagatatataaagcaaaaacataaaaattgcaTATAAATGTTTACTCTCTCTTCTAAAAATCTAGTTAAATCGCCGTCTCTTCCATGCATCCTTGTCATTCTTGTGTTTTTACAGCATGATATTTCCCACAGTGCAATGTGGCTCCAAACACATCAAGGACACTTAAAATTGAAAAGATTTAATATTGCATACTGTGTTGTGCTTAAACACATACGTACAGCTGCAGAAGCTTGACTTTTCACATTCTTAGTTTATAAAAGATAACGTATTACTCTGTAGTATATGGAAAAACAGACGATTCACATTCCGTTCGCTCATTTCCCGATGATAACGTTCTTGTATCCTCTAACGTGGCCCAGCTTGTCGCTGTCAAAATCCACCACGAGTTTGCGCAGGCCGGACTGAGTGGGAGTGAAGTAGATTTTGACTTTGGCCTCCTGCCCGGGTTCGATGGGTGAATCCAGTCTGAGacggataaatatttacacaTTAGACACCACACAGATTTCATTCTTTTCATATTCCTTGTCTGAATCGTGTTCATTCGAATATAAACTAACAGACACTAGAAAAGAACAGTATCCTCACTGTTTAATGTGCAGTTAGTGTtagagaccacacacacacaataatctGGGAATAATGTTAAACAGAAACAGTGTGATGATAAAAGAGTAATATAGTTAAATAAATGCTTCATTTTACAGTGCGGTTCTACACGTACATACactacaatataatttttttaaaataattagtattttaCAAAAAGTAAATTCACATTTTCAATGTGTTACTTGGTTTCTAAACCTTTTTTAGTGTTCATATGACTATTATTGCAATAACTAGATAATTAGTAATATTAACCTAACCTTAATCTTATATGTAGTTAATATTTATTACTGTTATCAATATCAGTCTGTATCAGCTTTTTAAAATTAGTTCACATaagtacactgaacaaaattgttaacacaacacttttgttcttgcccccatttttcatgagctgaacccaaaatatctaagactttttctatgtacataaAAAGCCTATTTCTCTATAATATTGTTCATAGATCTGTCTAAATCTAtgttcgtgagcacttctcctctgctgagataatccatccacgtcacaggtgtggcatatcaagatgctgattagacagcatgattattacacAGGTGTGCCTCTGGTTGGCCAAAATAAAAGGACAATCTGAAAGCTGGATAAAGtatatttccattgatgtaaggtttgttagCATAAGACAAAATTTGGTTGAGATACATGTatgattatttgaaaatctggaatctgagtgtgcaaaaaaatctCAACATTGAGAAaagcatctttaaagttgttcaaatgaagttcttagcaatgcatattactaatgataatacctttttgatacattttgatacaaatttgctaaatatcttcatggaacatgatcttaacttactatcctaatgatttttggcataaaagactaATCAATAatgttgacccatacaatgtattgctaCTAATAGACCCCAGTGACttattttgtgctccagggtcacatattactcAGTATTTCCTTGGGTTAGTACACTGTAAGTGCACTAAAGAATCAAGTGCAACCAGTTACAGTGCATTTTGTGTTTcgataatgcagtttttttatgtGATATCTCACAAAGTGCATTCAAAGCATGTTTGCACTGTCTGTTCTTACTTCTCGGTGATGCTGCTGCCGCCGGTGAGGTTTGCGCCCTCGATGGTGAAGCAGCACCCTTGTAAGGGTTCTGGCAGCGGGTTCTGTAGAGTGAGCTCCGCCGCCAGCTTACGCTTCTCTTTGGGTTCTCCCAGAATCTGGAACGACACACATACATCAGCATGCCTCTGACAGTGAGTACATGAGAGggttgtgatgtccacttctGATCACTGTGATAGTGGTTAATATGGTCGTACCCTGATTTTGATTTCCGGTTCGTCCAGCACTACGTCACGCATGGCCATGACGGCTTCCTTTGTGCTGTGGTCGATCAGCAGAGCACCCAGACGGATGAGATTGTCCTCCGTTagattattacagtatttactgtAGTTCAGCCTCAGAGGAACCTTCCTctctgaaacaaacacacaacacagtAAAGACACACACTACAGCATCTGCAGAACACAAGGCATCTACACAATTTatagtatattaaataatattaaatgtccATTGAGTATCGATTATGTTTTgtcttattattaaatatattaaaaaggttaattaataataataattaaataaatgagaattaggaataaaagtattattaatactaccaataaaaataaataatattaaatgccttgtgtgtgatatatatatatatatatatatgtttggctcttaaataataacaagaagtataaatgtaagaaaaatatattagttattacaaaaaaataatattaattaaagcacgtaaacaatttatatatgaagacttcagatgcaaaaacctccaGTCCATCTGAGATCTTTTCTtgtaaatgtattacattatatttacatttatgcatttagccgacacttttatttaaagtgacttacagagcatttaagctatattttttttagttttcagtataaatataaataaacagtacAAATGAGCACTTAAAAAAATCTCAGATTTAACTAACATcattattagaaatatattattactactgctattaataaatctaatttgattattttccttttaaaataacctttattAAAAATAGGCATTGCCACTCTAGGCACAATGAATTTACTTTAGCTAAAAACATACTCCATGCATGTGCAAATATGTTTGTGCATGCTTGGCCAATGCATTGCTAGCGTGCAGTCTTGTTTTACATACTCAGGTTGAAGCAACCAAAGCATTGTACTTAAGGATGCCGAAATACTTTTTTCAAAGATCTGTGCACAAAATGTAGTTCTGGCCGCTCACCTCCTCCAGGCGCCAGCTCCACATTGAGCAGGTCTTTAAAGCCGCACTCGCGTCCGATCACGCCGTTATACGACACGGCACGAGATGCAAACACCAGACGACACTTCTTATTCTCCTCTGTGTTATTGCTCACTATTGCAAAGACGTCAAAGTCACAGCCCTTCCTGATGCCCGTCGACAGCTTGATGGTGATTTGCAGCCCAGGGTTGCCTTTCTCCTGAAGCAGCTTGTTCTGGTGGTTTGCTTTCTCGAAAACCTGCCTCTCCTCCGCAGAACCTGCAAGAGGTCATCACAAAATCAACCTCGTCTTCAAGTGCGTGGATGTAGGAAGGAAGTGCACTGTGTTCCTACCTTCGGGATATTTGTACAGGTGTGTGATGTCTTCTCTATCATCTCGGCCTACGCTCTTGGTGCTGATCTTCTGCCCTACTTTTTGGTCATTGACAATCTTCCTTGTGCTCCCATCGTTATATTTCAGCATGTACACTAAGTCTGCGTTCACCTCCGCGAACACAAAGGGAGCGTCGTATTTAAAGGTGAGCTCGCCCTCTTTTATCGCCCGCACAGGAACCGGCCCGCAGCAGAACACACCtgagagacagaaa
This genomic stretch from Carassius gibelio isolate Cgi1373 ecotype wild population from Czech Republic chromosome B6, carGib1.2-hapl.c, whole genome shotgun sequence harbors:
- the tgm2b gene encoding protein-glutamine gamma-glutamyltransferase 2 — encoded protein: MALDISTWDLACQFNNTDHHTELNGTDRLIVRRGQAFTINLYLNSGSYQPGYSQLHITAETGNAHRYEPNILIPQLTVRLWSVFCAFPALIWSFLFLSISSFSPGVPHLARFVPRCVPFFEEGILDVCLRILDMNPKHRRNPAKDCSGRRNVIYVTRVLSAMINSNDRDYGVVEGCWKDTFDGGVSPMSWRGSVQILRTWSSTSCLPVRYGQCWVFAAVACSVSRALGIPCRVITNYYSAHDTNSNLVIERYLNEKGEVDRSTRDMIWNYHCWVESWMTRPDLPPGFDGWQASDPTPQEKSEGVFCCGPVPVRAIKEGELTFKYDAPFVFAEVNADLVYMLKYNDGSTRKIVNDQKVGQKISTKSVGRDDREDITHLYKYPEGSAEERQVFEKANHQNKLLQEKGNPGLQITIKLSTGIRKGCDFDVFAIVSNNTEENKKCRLVFASRAVSYNGVIGRECGFKDLLNVELAPGGERKVPLRLNYSKYCNNLTEDNLIRLGALLIDHSTKEAVMAMRDVVLDEPEIKIRILGEPKEKRKLAAELTLQNPLPEPLQGCCFTIEGANLTGGSSITEKLDSPIEPGQEAKVKIYFTPTQSGLRKLVVDFDSDKLGHVRGYKNVIIGK